The sequence GGATGTCGCTTGGGTGTCGTTGTCCCGGGTGGCCGCTCAGCTCGCCTATCCGAACGAGCGGCGCGTGGTGGCGACCGCACGGGACATTCTTGAGGGCCGCCCGTGACGGCCGCCCGGTGAGGGCCGCAGCAGGTGCACGCACGGACGGGGCGGTGGCGCGCAGGCTTCGCCGTGGGATGCTGGCACCCGTGCAGCGGACGACGAGCCTGCTGGTGGCGTGCCTGCTGGTAGCAGCGACCGTGCTGGCCGGGTGGACCCCAGCCAGCGCAGACGATGAGCCGAGCGGGCTGGACGTGCAGATCACCGACATCACGCCCACGGTGCTCCGCCCGGGCGACGACTGGGTGATCCGGGGCACGGTGACCAACACCGGCACCGAGGAGCTCTCCGACCCGGTGATCCGCCTGCGGTTCCAGACCTACGTCCCTTCCTCCCGGACGGCGCTGGCAGCGTGGAACGTCTCCGGCGACTCGCTGGTGACCACGGTGCTGGTCGCCCAGCCGCTCGGCTCCGACCTGCGCCCCGGACAACAACGCAGCTACCAGATCACCATCCCGCCCGAGGAGTCGCCGTTCTACCCGGGGGCCGCCTGGGGGCCGCGCGGGATCGCAGTGGAGGCGACCTCCGGCGATGTCCAGGACGCGGAACGCACCACGGTGCTCTGGTACCCCGACGCCGAGGACTCGGTGGCAACCACCGAGCTCTCCGTGCTGGTCCCGATGACGGCGACCGCAGACGAGTGGGATGCGGCCAGTACCGACGGCACCACGCTGGCAGAGGCCACTGCACCCCGCCTCGGCAGGGTGCTGCAGGCCGCCGATACCGCCGGGGTGTCCTGGGCAGTGGACCCGGCGTTGCTCGAGGAGCAGCCGCTCGGCGCGGAAGCCGCCGCTCGCGCCCTGGACAGCGACAACGAACCGGCAGCCGAACCCAGCACCGCACCGGATCCGCCCAGCAGCGATCCGACCACCGCACCGGATCCGGCGACGGGGACCGCCGAGAACGGCTCCGACCCAGCGAACACCGAGTCGAGCTCGTCCAGTGGCTCACCGGACGGCGAGGACGCCGGTGGCGCACCGGACGATGCGGATGAGCCCAGTGACACCACCGACGACACCGATCCGGCCACTGGCACCGACGACACCGGCAGTGCCGATCCCGGCGAGACGAGCACGGACCAGGGCGAGGCGACCGATCAGGGCGACTCACCGCCGTCGACCTCTGGCCCCGAGCTGACCGGCACCGAGCTGATCACCAGGCTGGCCTCCGGCAGCGGCGGCCGGGACGTGATCGCCCTGGGCTACGGTGATGCCGATCCGGCGACGTTCCAGACCGAGGCGGGATCCGACCTGGCGCAGGCCGGGATGGAACGATCGCGCTACCTGTTCGACCAACACGACATCCACCCGATCGAGCGGGTGCTCTGGCCGAGCCGCTACGACCTGCAGTCGCTGACCACGTTCGCCGACCTGGACGTGCGTTCGGTCGTCCTGCCCGCGGACAGCCAGCCGGCGACGACCGACGTGACCTACACGCCGTCGGGCCGATCCGTACTGGACACCGAATCCGGTGACCTGGACACGGCGCTGTGGGACTCCGGGCTGAGCGCGCTGTTCACCTCGGACCTGACTCCGCTGCAGATCCGCCAGGACCTGCTCGCCCAGACCGCGGTGATCGCCCGGGAACGGCCCACCGACGGGCGCGGTCTGCTCGCCGTGGCCCCGCACGATGTCGGCACCGATCCCGAGCAGCTGCAGGCAGTGACCGAGGCCCTTGCCGCCATCGACGAGGCCCCGTGGCTGCAGATGACCAACCTGCGCTCACTGCTCGGCCGCACCGACAGCGGTGAGCCACGCGAGCCGGTGCCCGCCGAGCCGACCACACCGGCGTCGCTGGCGGACGCCGAAGTGGCAGAGCTGGGTTCGGTGCTCTCCACGCTCGAGGCCTACGTCTCGGTCACCGACGCCCCGCAGCGCTACCTGGGCACGGTCGGTCCGAACGCGCTCGCGGCACCATCGGCCGCGCTGGCCTCAGCGCCGGCTACCCAGCGCCGCCTGCTGGACGCCGCCGCGCAGACCTCCGAGGAGTTGCGCTCGGCCATCCAGGTGGAGTCCGGATCGTCGGTGCTGCTGGTTTCCGCGGGTGGCGATCTGCCCATCAGCATCCAGTCCTCCCTGCCGGTGGAGGCCACAGTGACCGTGCGAATGGTGCCCGGTGACCCTCGGCTCCGGGCCGAGGAGGTGGTGACCGCAACTCTGCGTCCGAATGCCACCACCACGGTGCGGATCCCGGTGACGGCCGTATCCAACGGCAACGTCGACGTCCATTTCGACGTGCTCACTGCCGCCGACGGCGTGCTCCTGGCCAGCGGCGATCCGTTCAGCGTGCGGGTGCGGGCCGACTGGGAGAACACCGGGACGATCATCGTCGCCGCCGTGCTGATCGTCGGATTCGTGATCGGGCTGGTGCGCACGATCCGCAAGGGCCGCCGGTTCGAGACCCGCGCCGCCACGGCCGGTGGCGGCGCCGTGGCGCGCACCGGGCCGGAGGCAGCGTCCGCGGACGAGGGCGGGTCGCGGGAACAGAGGGCCTCCGCCTTGAACGCGGCGAGAGCGCCGGAGGAGGCAGAGACCGAAGACGGCGGAGGCGCACCCGCCGAGAAGCGCCCTCCGGGGGAGGACGATTCCGGTCGGAACGTCGACGGCGGAACTCGCCCGGATGCCGCACCTGACCCGCCACGGAAGGACCAGCCCTGATGGCCGAGCGCTCCGGACTGGCCGGTTCCGCCGCGATGATGTTCTCCGGGACCCTGGTGTCCCGGGCCCTCGGTCTGGCCCGGAACGCCCTGATGGTCGCCGCGATCGGCGTGACCGGCAGCGGCGCAGCAGACGCGTTCTCGGTAGCGAACAAGCTGCCGAACATCATCTACATGCTGCTCGCCGGCGGCATCCTGAACGCCGTGCTCGTGCCGCAGATCGTCCGGGCGATGCGCCGCCCGGACGGTGGCACCGACTACGTCAACCGGCTGCTCACCATCGCCGGTGTGCTCATGCTCGGGATCACCGTCGCGCTGACTGCCGCGTCGGGCCTGCTGGTCTCGCTGTACGCCGCCGAGTTCCGGAGCGGTCCATGGGCGTCCCTGGCGGTCACGTTCGCCGTCTGGTGCATCCCGCAGCTGTTCTTCTACGGCATGTACACCCTGCTCGGGCAGGTACTGAACGCCCGCAGCAACTTCGGGCCGTACATGTGGGCCCCGGCCCTGAACAACGTGGTCTCCATCGCAGGCCTGGTCGCGTACCTGATCGTCTACGGGTCCTACCAGATCGGCGAGGTCCCGGCCGATGCCTGGGACGGCGGGCGGATCATGCTGCTGGCCGGGCCGTACACGCTCGGTGTGGTCGCGCAGGCGCTGATCCTCATCGTGCCGCTGTACCGGTCCGGGTTCCGGTACCGGCCGAAGTGGGGCCTGCGCGGGAGCGGGCTGGGCTCGGCCGGCAGGGTGGCGGTCTGGGCGTTCGCTGCCCTGGCCGCGGGGCAGGTCGGCTACCTGGGGGTGTCCAACCTGGCGGCGGCGGCCGGTACCGCAGCGGTCTCCGGCGGCACCGCGGACCCGAACATCGCCGGCAACGCGGCCTACGACAACGCCTTCTTCATCTTCATGCTGCCGCAGTCGCTGATCACCGTGTCCCTGGTGACGGCGCTGTTCACCCGGCTCTCCGAGCACGCGGTCGGGCAGCAGACCCTCCGGGTACGTGAGGACCTCTCCCGCGGGTTGCGCACGCTGGCGGTGTTCACCATCTTCGCCGCCGGGGCGTTCATGGTGCTCGCTATCCCGCTCACCCAGGTGGTGCAGTTCGACCAGGCGACCTTCGCGTCCTATCGCGCGATCGGGCACGTGCTGGTCGCGATGCTGGTCGGTCTGCCGGCGATCGCGGTGTGGACGATGGCTCAGCGGGTCTATTTCGCGTACGAGGACACCCGGTTCCTGTTCTTCGTCCAGGTGCCGATGGCACTGGTGCAGATCGGTGGCAGCCTGGGCTCGTTCCTGCTGCTGGAGGTGCAGTGGTGGGTGGTCGGCGCCGGTGTCGCCACCACTGTCTCGAACACGTTGGGTGGCCTGATCGCGTTCCTCGCGCTGCGGCGCAAGCTGCCCAGCCTGGACGGCGCTCGAGTGCTGCGCACCCACCTGCGGGTGGTCCTCGCCGTGATCCCGTCCGTGGCCGTGGGCTGGGGACTGCTGCACCTGTGGGGGGTGCAGACCTCGTTCGCCGGAGCACTCGCCCGGGTCCTGCTCCTCGGCGCGCTGATGGCGCTGATCTACTACGTGCTGCTGCGGCGGTTTCGGGTCAGCGAGCTGGATCAGCTCACCGATCGAGTGGCGGTGATGGCCAAGCCGATCACGACTCGGCTGGCTCCACTGACGAGCCGCATCGTGATCCCCGCTTGGTTGCGTACGATATGGACCACAATCGTTGCAGCTGACACGGGGAACGGAGGGCCGCGGGTGGATCGAGTCGCTGACCCGGCCCTGGAGAGCGGGGACACGGTCGCAGACCGGTACGTGCTGGACGCACCGGCCGAGACCGATCTCGGCCATGCCTGGGCATGGTCCGGGCAGGACGAGATCCTGCAGCGCCGGGTGCAGGTGACGGTGCTCGGTGGTCCGCACAAGGAGGAAGCGCTGGACGCGGCGCGCCGCGCTTCGCTGGTCCGTGATGACCGGCTGCAACGCATCCTGCGGGTCGGTCACTACGAGGACACCGCCTACCTCGTCACCGAGCCGGTAGCCGGTGTGCCGCTGAGCACGCTGGTCGAGGCCGGGCCGATGCCGCCCACACAGGCGCGCGCCCTGGTAGGCAACGCCGCCGCTGCTCTGGAGACCGCCCGGAAACGAGGGGTGCATCACCTCCGGCTCAGCCCGCAGTCGGTGCAGCTGATGCAAGACGGGACCGTGGTGGTCACCGGGCTCGCTGTGGCCGCAGCTCAGGCCGGCACCGAGCTGCCGGACGCCCGCAGTGCCGCGCGCACGGACGCCGTCGCCCTCGTGGAACTGCTCTACACCGCGCTGACCGGAATGTGGCCCGGCGACCGAGTGCTGGCCAGCGGGCTACCGCTCGCCCCGCGGTCCGGCCGGGCGCCGGAGCCGCCGGCCGACGTCGCCGGCGGTGTGCCGCACGATCTGGACACCCTCTGTGCCGTGACCTTCG is a genomic window of Ruania zhangjianzhongii containing:
- a CDS encoding DUF6049 family protein — translated: MQRTTSLLVACLLVAATVLAGWTPASADDEPSGLDVQITDITPTVLRPGDDWVIRGTVTNTGTEELSDPVIRLRFQTYVPSSRTALAAWNVSGDSLVTTVLVAQPLGSDLRPGQQRSYQITIPPEESPFYPGAAWGPRGIAVEATSGDVQDAERTTVLWYPDAEDSVATTELSVLVPMTATADEWDAASTDGTTLAEATAPRLGRVLQAADTAGVSWAVDPALLEEQPLGAEAAARALDSDNEPAAEPSTAPDPPSSDPTTAPDPATGTAENGSDPANTESSSSSGSPDGEDAGGAPDDADEPSDTTDDTDPATGTDDTGSADPGETSTDQGEATDQGDSPPSTSGPELTGTELITRLASGSGGRDVIALGYGDADPATFQTEAGSDLAQAGMERSRYLFDQHDIHPIERVLWPSRYDLQSLTTFADLDVRSVVLPADSQPATTDVTYTPSGRSVLDTESGDLDTALWDSGLSALFTSDLTPLQIRQDLLAQTAVIARERPTDGRGLLAVAPHDVGTDPEQLQAVTEALAAIDEAPWLQMTNLRSLLGRTDSGEPREPVPAEPTTPASLADAEVAELGSVLSTLEAYVSVTDAPQRYLGTVGPNALAAPSAALASAPATQRRLLDAAAQTSEELRSAIQVESGSSVLLVSAGGDLPISIQSSLPVEATVTVRMVPGDPRLRAEEVVTATLRPNATTTVRIPVTAVSNGNVDVHFDVLTAADGVLLASGDPFSVRVRADWENTGTIIVAAVLIVGFVIGLVRTIRKGRRFETRAATAGGGAVARTGPEAASADEGGSREQRASALNAARAPEEAETEDGGGAPAEKRPPGEDDSGRNVDGGTRPDAAPDPPRKDQP
- the murJ gene encoding murein biosynthesis integral membrane protein MurJ translates to MAERSGLAGSAAMMFSGTLVSRALGLARNALMVAAIGVTGSGAADAFSVANKLPNIIYMLLAGGILNAVLVPQIVRAMRRPDGGTDYVNRLLTIAGVLMLGITVALTAASGLLVSLYAAEFRSGPWASLAVTFAVWCIPQLFFYGMYTLLGQVLNARSNFGPYMWAPALNNVVSIAGLVAYLIVYGSYQIGEVPADAWDGGRIMLLAGPYTLGVVAQALILIVPLYRSGFRYRPKWGLRGSGLGSAGRVAVWAFAALAAGQVGYLGVSNLAAAAGTAAVSGGTADPNIAGNAAYDNAFFIFMLPQSLITVSLVTALFTRLSEHAVGQQTLRVREDLSRGLRTLAVFTIFAAGAFMVLAIPLTQVVQFDQATFASYRAIGHVLVAMLVGLPAIAVWTMAQRVYFAYEDTRFLFFVQVPMALVQIGGSLGSFLLLEVQWWVVGAGVATTVSNTLGGLIAFLALRRKLPSLDGARVLRTHLRVVLAVIPSVAVGWGLLHLWGVQTSFAGALARVLLLGALMALIYYVLLRRFRVSELDQLTDRVAVMAKPITTRLAPLTSRIVIPAWLRTIWTTIVAADTGNGGPRVDRVADPALESGDTVADRYVLDAPAETDLGHAWAWSGQDEILQRRVQVTVLGGPHKEEALDAARRASLVRDDRLQRILRVGHYEDTAYLVTEPVAGVPLSTLVEAGPMPPTQARALVGNAAAALETARKRGVHHLRLSPQSVQLMQDGTVVVTGLAVAAAQAGTELPDARSAARTDAVALVELLYTALTGMWPGDRVLASGLPLAPRSGRAPEPPADVAGGVPHDLDTLCAVTFGPHQDGPYTPGELVRELQPWDSLDPPAVPGAPPEQHDGGTRPDAAGAAAVTGSMAGTAILPTPGRGIRTGSGPAGPTGPPETPGPDPESTPPAVADADPAPETTIRSGLVRRLSGTSLAQRLGGTAGTTAPAATPPAATVPPPEPAAAAPPPPPAEPRHAGAESGHASEPQTTRFAAPERPVPPTQGWDLPTSGSTAVTPAEPSEPSEPADAGRSLGGDLSSAAGKVAAGAGRMAAGARGLLERVRPEEDEEEAAVLPPGPDSGDAADGDTKRSRFNPTPWVIFAMVAILVIALILALGSLRDAGRSFAPAEDSPEPTATATEEPTPEQTTEEPSEEPSESPEPVDIGFTEARSLDPSTGSGDNPDLAEQAIDGDADTIWRSLRYDNPTYGMKPGLGFAVELEEPTTVTSVTVDVQGEGGTVQIRNTSPDDPSGGEVLAEGAMGPDTTYTLSTPTELEAIVLWFPELPEAASDGRNRIELAEITAN